In bacterium, the genomic window CGCGCCGGCGACGAGATGATCGTCGAGTGGGACGTGATGCTGCGCGCGGCCGCCGCGGCCGCTTTCTCGCCCTCGGGGCCGAGGTAAACCGACAATGCCGTTCGCGACCATCGAAGAGGCGCTCGAAGAGATCCGCGCCGGGCGGATGATCGTCGTCTGCGACGACGAGGACCGCGAGAACGAAGGGGACCTGACGATCGCCGCGGAGAAGGTGACGCCGGAGGCGATCAACTTCATGGCCCGCCACGGCCGCGGGCTGATCTGCCTGCCGATGACCGAGGAGCGGCTCGACGAGCTCAACGTCCCGCTGATGGTCGCGGACAACACGACCCGCTACCAGACCGCCTTCTGCGTCTCGATCGAGGCCCGCCGCGGCACGACGACGGGGATCAGCGCCGCCGATCGTTCGGCGACGGTGAAGGCGGCGATCGATCCCGCGACCCGTCCCGAAGACCTGATGCGCCCCGGGCACATGTTCCCGTTGCGCGCGGTCAAGGGCGGCGTCCTGCGGCGCGCCGGCCAGACCGAGGCCGCCGTCGATCTCGCGCGCCTCGCCGGACTCTATCCGGCGGGCGTGATCTGCGAGGTGATGAAGGACGACGGGACGATGGCCCGCGTGCCCGACCTCGAGGCGTTCTGCGCCGAGCACGGCGTGAAGATGATCACTGTGGCGGACCTGATCCGCTACCGCCTCGCCCACGAGCGGCTCGTGCGGCGGGTCGCCTCGCCGCATCTCCCGACCGAGCACGGCGACTTCACCGTCCACGCCTACGCCAACGACATCGACGGCGACACGCATCTCGCGCTGACCATCGGCGAGCCGTTCGCCGGCGACGACCCGGTCCTCGTGCGGGTCCACAGCGAGTGCATGACCGGCGACGTTT contains:
- a CDS encoding bifunctional 3,4-dihydroxy-2-butanone-4-phosphate synthase/GTP cyclohydrolase II, coding for MPFATIEEALEEIRAGRMIVVCDDEDRENEGDLTIAAEKVTPEAINFMARHGRGLICLPMTEERLDELNVPLMVADNTTRYQTAFCVSIEARRGTTTGISAADRSATVKAAIDPATRPEDLMRPGHMFPLRAVKGGVLRRAGQTEAAVDLARLAGLYPAGVICEVMKDDGTMARVPDLEAFCAEHGVKMITVADLIRYRLAHERLVRRVASPHLPTEHGDFTVHAYANDIDGDTHLALTIGEPFAGDDPVLVRVHSECMTGDVFGSLRCDCGPQLHSAMEQVAREGRGVVVYLRQEGRGIGLANKLRAYEIQEKGQDTVEANLALGFKADQRDYGVGAQILFDLGVRRMRLLTNNPRKYVALSAFGLEIVERVQLEIAPTKANRAYLRTKREKLGHLLERA